The following coding sequences lie in one Chionomys nivalis chromosome 8, mChiNiv1.1, whole genome shotgun sequence genomic window:
- the Cnga4 gene encoding cyclic nucleotide-gated cation channel alpha-4, giving the protein MSQDNKVKTTESSPSAPSKARKRLPVLDPSGDYYYWWLNTMVFPVMYNLIIVVCRACFPDLQHSYLVAWFVLDYTSDLLYLLDIGVRFHTGFLEQGILVVDKGMIASRYVRTWSFLLDLASLVPTDAAYVRLGPHIPTLRLNRFLRVPRLFEAFDRTETRTAYPNAFRIAKLMLYIFVVIHWNSCLYFALSRYLGFGRDAWVYPDPAQPGFERLRRQYLYSFYFSTLILTTVGDTPLPAREEEYLFMVGDFLLAVMGFATIMGSMSSVIYNMNTADAAFYPDHALVKKYMKLQRVNRRLERRVIDWYQHLQINKKMTNEVAILQHLPERLRAEVAVSVHLSTLSRVQIFQNCEASLLEELVLKLQPQTYSPGEYVCRKGDIGREMYIIREGQLAVVADDGVTQYAVLGAGLYFGEISIINIKGNMSGNRRTANIKSLGYSDLFCLSKEDLREVLSEYPQAQAVMEEKGREILLKMNKLDVNAEAAEIALQEATESRLKGLDQQLDDLQTKFARLLAELESSALKIAYRIERLEWQTREWPMPEDMAEADDEAEPGEGTSKDGEEKAGLEAPSGI; this is encoded by the exons ATGAGTCAAGACAACAAAGTGAAAACAACAGAGTCCAGCCCCTCAGCCCCATCCAAAGCCAG GAAGAGGCTGCCTGTCCTAGACCCTTCTGGGGATTATTACTACTGGTGGCTGAACACGATGGTCTTCCCAGTCATGTACAACCTCATCATCGTTGTATGCAG AGCCTGCTTTCCTGACTTGCAGCACAGTTACCTGGTGGCCTGGTTTGTCCTAGACTACACGAGTGACCTGCTGTACCTACTAGACATCGGGGTGCGCTTCCACACAG GATTCCTAGAGCAAGGCATCCTGGTGGTGGACAAAGGTATGATCGCCAGTCGCTATGTCCGCACCTGGAGCTTCCTATTGGACCTGGCTTCACTGGTGCCCACGGACGCGGCCTATGTGCGGCTGGGTCCCCACATTCCCACACTCAGGCTAAACCGCTTTCTCCGTGTACCCCGCCTCTTTGAGGCCTTTGATCGCACGGAGACCCGCACAGCTTACCCGAATGCTTTCCGCATCGCCAAATTGATGCTCTACATCTTTGTTGTCATCCATTGGAACAGTTGCTTATACTTTGCCCTGTCCAGGTACCTGGGGTTCGGACGGGATGCATGGGTATACCCAGATCCCGCGCAGCCTGGCTTTGAGCGCTTGCGGCGCCAGTATCTCTACAGCTTCTATTTCTCCACTCTAATTCTGACCACTGTGGGTGACACGCCACTGCCAGCCCGGGAGGAAGAGTACCTCTTCATGGTGGGTGACTTCCTGTTGGCTGTCATGGGTTTCGCCACCATCATGGGTAGCATGAGCTCTGTCATCTACAACATGAACACTGCAGATGCAGCCTTCTACCCAGACCATGCTCTGGTAAAGAAGTACATGAAGCTGCAGCGTGTCAACAGGAGATTGGAGCGGCGTGTCATTGACTG GTACCAGCATCTGCAGATCAACAAGAAGATGACCAACGAGGTAGCCATCTTGCAGCACTTGCCGGAGCGGCTGCGGGCAGAGGTTGCTGTGTCTGTCCACCTGTCTACCCTGAGCCGAGTCCAGATCTTCCAGAACTGTGAAGCCAGCCTGCTGGAAGAGCTGGTGCTAAAGCTCCAGCCCCAGACCTACTCACCAGGAGAGTATGTGTGCCGCAAAGGAGACATCGGCCGAGAGATGTACATCATCCGTGAGGgtcagctggctgtggtggcagaTGATGGTGTCACACAGTATGCTGTGCTCGGTGCAGGGCTCTACTTTGGGGAGATCAGTATCATCAACATCAAAG GGAACATGTCTGGGAACCGACGGACAGCCAATATCAAGAGCCTAGGTTATTCAGACCTATTCTGCCTCAGCAAGGAGGATCTGCGGGAGGTGCTGAGTGAGTATCCACAGGCCCAGGCCGTCATGGAGGAGAAGGGCCGTGAGATCCTgctcaaaatgaataaattggATGTGAATGCTGAGGCAGCTGAGATCGCCCTCCAGGAGGCCACAGAGTCTCGGCTAAAAGGCCTTGACCAGCAGCTGGATGATCTACAGACCAAGTTTGCTCGCCTGCTAGCTGAGCTGGAGTCCAGTGCACTGAAGATCGCTTACCGCATTGAAAGACTGGAGTGGCAGACTCGAGAGTGGCCAATGCCAGAGGACATGGCTGAGGCTGATGATGAGGCTGAGCCTGGGGAAGGAACGTCCAAGGATGGAGAGGAAAAGGCTGGCCTGGAGGCACCCTCAGGCATATAA
- the Fhip1b gene encoding FHF complex subunit HOOK-interacting protein 1B isoform X2, giving the protein MEKMNWLSRLASRVPGHRVPQGASLQTPVVADPETCLMVFKNHWSQVVRILERQGPRAAAGGTADDLSAVRNHTYQMLTLLAEDRAVPSAPSGPGPLLEFALREDLLSRVLTWQLQWDEFGDGVEERRAEQLKLFEMLVSEARQPLLRHGPVREALLALLDACGRPVPSSPALDEGLVLLLSQLCVCVAREPSLLEFFLQPPPEPGAAPRLLLFSRLVPFVHREGTLGQQARDALLLLMALSDGSHTVGRYIADHSYFCPVLATGLSALYSSLPRKIEVPGDDWHCLRREDWIGVPALALFMSSLEFCNAVIQVAHPLVQKQLVDYIHNGFLVPVMGPALHKTSVEEMIASTAYLELFLRSISEPALLRTFLRFLLLHRHDTHTILDTLVARIGSNSRLCMVSLSLFRTLLNLSCEDVLLQLVLRYLVPCNHVMLSQKPAVRDVDLYGRAADKFLSLIPRCCRHHAPSPPRPEHASWARGPGSPSVDSSSVVTVPRPSTPSRLALFLRQQSLGGPESPGPAPRSPGLNASPNSSPGRRPSPAEEPGELEDNYLEYLREARRGVDRCVRACRTWSAPYDGERPPPEPNPLGSRTKKRCLLPEEDRDNVGEGEEENLGSRGLAVGVGDTPGHLLPPQLNGVPGPWPEGAKKVRLVPRLVPQEEVKELLEGTSEGMAGLESFGQELRELEVALSNGGAGSEPPLEPPLPPEEEEAYESFTCPPEPPGPFLSSPLRTLHQLPSQPFTGPFMAVLFAKLENMLQNSVYVNFLLTGLVAQLACHPQPLLRSFLLNTNMVFQPSVKSLLQVLGSVKNKIESFAASQEDFPALLSKAKKYLIARGKLDWAEGPTAGPAPRRSESVVRSRRPSLGELLLRHAHSPTRARQVAQVLQPGREGTGFGLGGGSPGASTPVLLPRSGASERQGEALRVKNAVYCAVIFPEFLKELAAISQAHAVTSPFLLDTSEEVSVPPVSGFGPLNP; this is encoded by the exons ATGGAGAAGATGAATTGGCTGAGCAGGCTGGCCTCCCGGGTCCCTGGGCATCGTGTACCTCAAGGGGCCAGTCTGCAGACCCCTGTTGTGGCTGACCCTGAGACATGCCTCATGGTCTTCAAGAATCACTGGTCTCAG GTGGTGCGAATTCTGGAGCGGCAAGGCCCTCGGGCAGCTGCTGGGGGCACAGCTGATGATCTCAGTGCTGTGCGAAACCACACGTACCAAATGCTAACATTGCTGGCAGAGGATCGAGCAGTCCCTTCAGCCCCTTCAGGCCCTGGGCCCCTGCTAGAGTTTGCTCTGCGTGAAGATCTGCTGAGCCGAGTGTTGACATGGCAGCTGCAATGGGATGAGTTTGGGGATGGAGTTGAGGAACGGCGGGCTGAGCAGCTGAAACTATTTGAGATGCTTGTGAGCGAAGCTCGCCAGCCTTTGTTGCGGCATGGGCCAGTTCGTGAGGCTCTGCTTGCCCTGCTGGATGCCTGTGGTCGTCCTGTGCCCAGTAGCCCAGCACTGGATGAAGGCCTGGTGCTACTTCTCagccaactgtgtgtgtgtgttgctcggGAGCCTTCATTGCTCGAGTTTTTCTTGCAGCCACCTCCTGAGCCTGGAGCTGCTCCACGTCTTCTCCTCTTTTCTCGCCTTGTCCCATTTGTCCATCGAGAAGGCACCCTGGGTCAGCAGGCCCGTGATGCTCTACTTCTGCTCATGGCTCTCTCAGATGGGAGCCACACTGTGGGCCGCTACATCGCAGATCACTCTTATTTCTGTCCG GTGCTGGCCACAGGGCTGAGTGCCCTATACTCCTCACTGCCCCGAAAGATTGAAGTTCCAGGGGATGATTGGCATTGCTTGCGACGGGAAGACTGGATAGGAGTGCCAGCGCTTGCACTCTTCATGAGTTCCCTAGAGTTCTGCAATGCAGTCATTCAG GTAGCTCACCCCCTGGTGCAGAAGCAGCTGGTTGATTATATCCATAATGGTTTCCTGGTGCCTGTCATGGGCCCTGCCCTGCACAAG ACCTCTGTGGAGGAGATGATTGCCAGTACCGCCTACCTGGAACTTTTCCTGCGGAGCATCTCTGAGCCTGCCTTGCTCCGTACCTTCCTGCGATTCCTGTTGTTACACCGGCATGACACCCACACCATCCTTGACACCCTTGTTGCCCGTATTGGCAGCAACTCACGG cTCTGCATGGTCTCTCTGAGTCTCTTCAGGACCCTTCTGAACCTCAGCTGTGAGGATGTTCTGCTGCAGCTGGTTCTCAG GTATCTTGTCCCGTGTAACCATGTGATGCTGAGCCAGAAGCCAGCTGTGCGTGACGTGGATCTTTATGGACGAGCAGCTGACAAGTTTCTCTCCCTAATCCCTCGCTGTTGTCGGCACCATGCCCCTAGCCCACCTCGTCCAGAGCATGCCTCATGGGCACGAG GTCCTGGAAGCCCAAGTGTTGATTCTTCTTCAGTGGTAACAGTGCCTCGGCCCTCCACACCATCCCGTCTGGCTTTGTTTCTTCGGCAGCAGAGCCTAGGTGGCCCTGAGTCCCCAGGTCCAGCTCCACGTTCTCCAGGGCTTAATGCATCCCCAAATTCCAGCCCTGGCCGACGGCCTAGCCCTGCAGAGGAGCCTGGTGAGCTAGAAGACAATTATCTGGAGTATCTTCGTGAGGCTCGCCGTGGTGTAGACCGCTGTGTCCGTGCCTGCCGAACCTGGTCTGCCCCTTATGATGGCGAGCGGCCCCCTCCTGAGCCTAACCCTCTTGGCTCCCGGACTAAGAAACGCTGCCTACtgcctgaggaggacagggaCAAtgtaggggaaggggaggaggaaaaccTAGGGAGTAGGGGGCTAGCTGTGGGTGTAGGGGATACCCCTGGTCACCTACTCCCACCCCAGCTCAATGGGGTACCAGGACCATGGCCAGAAGGAGCCAAGAAGGTTCGTCTGGTGCCGCGACTGGTGCCACAGGAAGAAGTTAAGGAATTATTAGAGGGTACCTCTGAGGGTATGGCAGGATTAGAGAGCTTTGGGCAAGAACTCCGGGAGCTGGAGGTGGCATTGAGCAATGGTGGAGCTGGTTCAGAGCCTCCCCTAGAGCCTCCACTACctcctgaggaggaggaggcctaCGAGAGCTTCACCTGCCCTCCTGAGCCCCCTGGTCCCTTCCTCAGTAGCCCTCTGCGAACTCTCCACCAGCTGCCGAGCCAGCCCTTCACTG GCCCCTTCATGGCTGTGCTCTTTGCCAAACTCGAGAACATGCTGCAGAACTCCGTCTATGTCAACTTCCTGCTGACGGGGCTGGTGGCCCAGCTGGCCTGTCACCCCCAGCCCCTGCTCCGCTCTTTCCTGCTCAACACCAACATGGTCTTCCAGCCCAGTGTCAAGTCCCTGCTGCAG GTGCTGGGATCTGTGAAGAATAAGATTGAGAGCTTTGCAGCCTCCCAGGAGGACTTCCCTGCTCTGCTATCCAAAGCCAAGAAGTACCTCATTGCTCGTGGCAAGCTGGACTGGGCTGAAGGTCCTACAGCAGGCCCTGCTCCCCGCCGCTCTGAGTCTGTAG TGAGGAGCCGGAGGCCATCCTTGGGGGAGTTACTCCTGCGGCATGCACATAGTCCCACCAGAGCCCGGCAGGTGGCACAGGTTCTTCAACCTGGGCGAGAAGGAACAGGATTTGGACTAGGTGGGGGCTCTCCAGGCGCTTCAACCCCAGTTCTGCTCCCCCGGAGCGGGGCTTCTGAACGACAAGGTGAGGCTCTGCGAGTCAAGAACGCTGTCTACTGTGCAGTCATTTTCCCTGAGTTTCTCAAGGAGTTGGCTGCCATCTCCCAGGCCCATGCCGTCACCTCGCCTTTCTTGTTGGATACTTCAGAGGAGGTATCTGTTCCTCCCGTCTCAGGCTTTGGGCCCCTCAATCCTTAA
- the Fhip1b gene encoding FHF complex subunit HOOK-interacting protein 1B isoform X1, translating to MEKMNWLSRLASRVPGHRVPQGASLQTPVVADPETCLMVFKNHWSQVVRILERQGPRAAAGGTADDLSAVRNHTYQMLTLLAEDRAVPSAPSGPGPLLEFALREDLLSRVLTWQLQWDEFGDGVEERRAEQLKLFEMLVSEARQPLLRHGPVREALLALLDACGRPVPSSPALDEGLVLLLSQLCVCVAREPSLLEFFLQPPPEPGAAPRLLLFSRLVPFVHREGTLGQQARDALLLLMALSDGSHTVGRYIADHSYFCPVLATGLSALYSSLPRKIEVPGDDWHCLRREDWIGVPALALFMSSLEFCNAVIQVAHPLVQKQLVDYIHNGFLVPVMGPALHKTSVEEMIASTAYLELFLRSISEPALLRTFLRFLLLHRHDTHTILDTLVARIGSNSRLCMVSLSLFRTLLNLSCEDVLLQLVLRYLVPCNHVMLSQKPAVRDVDLYGRAADKFLSLIPRCCRHHAPSPPRPEHASWARGGPSREAGRREDITGPGSPSVDSSSVVTVPRPSTPSRLALFLRQQSLGGPESPGPAPRSPGLNASPNSSPGRRPSPAEEPGELEDNYLEYLREARRGVDRCVRACRTWSAPYDGERPPPEPNPLGSRTKKRCLLPEEDRDNVGEGEEENLGSRGLAVGVGDTPGHLLPPQLNGVPGPWPEGAKKVRLVPRLVPQEEVKELLEGTSEGMAGLESFGQELRELEVALSNGGAGSEPPLEPPLPPEEEEAYESFTCPPEPPGPFLSSPLRTLHQLPSQPFTGPFMAVLFAKLENMLQNSVYVNFLLTGLVAQLACHPQPLLRSFLLNTNMVFQPSVKSLLQVLGSVKNKIESFAASQEDFPALLSKAKKYLIARGKLDWAEGPTAGPAPRRSESVVRSRRPSLGELLLRHAHSPTRARQVAQVLQPGREGTGFGLGGGSPGASTPVLLPRSGASERQGEALRVKNAVYCAVIFPEFLKELAAISQAHAVTSPFLLDTSEEVSVPPVSGFGPLNP from the exons ATGGAGAAGATGAATTGGCTGAGCAGGCTGGCCTCCCGGGTCCCTGGGCATCGTGTACCTCAAGGGGCCAGTCTGCAGACCCCTGTTGTGGCTGACCCTGAGACATGCCTCATGGTCTTCAAGAATCACTGGTCTCAG GTGGTGCGAATTCTGGAGCGGCAAGGCCCTCGGGCAGCTGCTGGGGGCACAGCTGATGATCTCAGTGCTGTGCGAAACCACACGTACCAAATGCTAACATTGCTGGCAGAGGATCGAGCAGTCCCTTCAGCCCCTTCAGGCCCTGGGCCCCTGCTAGAGTTTGCTCTGCGTGAAGATCTGCTGAGCCGAGTGTTGACATGGCAGCTGCAATGGGATGAGTTTGGGGATGGAGTTGAGGAACGGCGGGCTGAGCAGCTGAAACTATTTGAGATGCTTGTGAGCGAAGCTCGCCAGCCTTTGTTGCGGCATGGGCCAGTTCGTGAGGCTCTGCTTGCCCTGCTGGATGCCTGTGGTCGTCCTGTGCCCAGTAGCCCAGCACTGGATGAAGGCCTGGTGCTACTTCTCagccaactgtgtgtgtgtgttgctcggGAGCCTTCATTGCTCGAGTTTTTCTTGCAGCCACCTCCTGAGCCTGGAGCTGCTCCACGTCTTCTCCTCTTTTCTCGCCTTGTCCCATTTGTCCATCGAGAAGGCACCCTGGGTCAGCAGGCCCGTGATGCTCTACTTCTGCTCATGGCTCTCTCAGATGGGAGCCACACTGTGGGCCGCTACATCGCAGATCACTCTTATTTCTGTCCG GTGCTGGCCACAGGGCTGAGTGCCCTATACTCCTCACTGCCCCGAAAGATTGAAGTTCCAGGGGATGATTGGCATTGCTTGCGACGGGAAGACTGGATAGGAGTGCCAGCGCTTGCACTCTTCATGAGTTCCCTAGAGTTCTGCAATGCAGTCATTCAG GTAGCTCACCCCCTGGTGCAGAAGCAGCTGGTTGATTATATCCATAATGGTTTCCTGGTGCCTGTCATGGGCCCTGCCCTGCACAAG ACCTCTGTGGAGGAGATGATTGCCAGTACCGCCTACCTGGAACTTTTCCTGCGGAGCATCTCTGAGCCTGCCTTGCTCCGTACCTTCCTGCGATTCCTGTTGTTACACCGGCATGACACCCACACCATCCTTGACACCCTTGTTGCCCGTATTGGCAGCAACTCACGG cTCTGCATGGTCTCTCTGAGTCTCTTCAGGACCCTTCTGAACCTCAGCTGTGAGGATGTTCTGCTGCAGCTGGTTCTCAG GTATCTTGTCCCGTGTAACCATGTGATGCTGAGCCAGAAGCCAGCTGTGCGTGACGTGGATCTTTATGGACGAGCAGCTGACAAGTTTCTCTCCCTAATCCCTCGCTGTTGTCGGCACCATGCCCCTAGCCCACCTCGTCCAGAGCATGCCTCATGGGCACGAGGTGGGCCtagcagagaggcagggagaagggaggacatCACGG GTCCTGGAAGCCCAAGTGTTGATTCTTCTTCAGTGGTAACAGTGCCTCGGCCCTCCACACCATCCCGTCTGGCTTTGTTTCTTCGGCAGCAGAGCCTAGGTGGCCCTGAGTCCCCAGGTCCAGCTCCACGTTCTCCAGGGCTTAATGCATCCCCAAATTCCAGCCCTGGCCGACGGCCTAGCCCTGCAGAGGAGCCTGGTGAGCTAGAAGACAATTATCTGGAGTATCTTCGTGAGGCTCGCCGTGGTGTAGACCGCTGTGTCCGTGCCTGCCGAACCTGGTCTGCCCCTTATGATGGCGAGCGGCCCCCTCCTGAGCCTAACCCTCTTGGCTCCCGGACTAAGAAACGCTGCCTACtgcctgaggaggacagggaCAAtgtaggggaaggggaggaggaaaaccTAGGGAGTAGGGGGCTAGCTGTGGGTGTAGGGGATACCCCTGGTCACCTACTCCCACCCCAGCTCAATGGGGTACCAGGACCATGGCCAGAAGGAGCCAAGAAGGTTCGTCTGGTGCCGCGACTGGTGCCACAGGAAGAAGTTAAGGAATTATTAGAGGGTACCTCTGAGGGTATGGCAGGATTAGAGAGCTTTGGGCAAGAACTCCGGGAGCTGGAGGTGGCATTGAGCAATGGTGGAGCTGGTTCAGAGCCTCCCCTAGAGCCTCCACTACctcctgaggaggaggaggcctaCGAGAGCTTCACCTGCCCTCCTGAGCCCCCTGGTCCCTTCCTCAGTAGCCCTCTGCGAACTCTCCACCAGCTGCCGAGCCAGCCCTTCACTG GCCCCTTCATGGCTGTGCTCTTTGCCAAACTCGAGAACATGCTGCAGAACTCCGTCTATGTCAACTTCCTGCTGACGGGGCTGGTGGCCCAGCTGGCCTGTCACCCCCAGCCCCTGCTCCGCTCTTTCCTGCTCAACACCAACATGGTCTTCCAGCCCAGTGTCAAGTCCCTGCTGCAG GTGCTGGGATCTGTGAAGAATAAGATTGAGAGCTTTGCAGCCTCCCAGGAGGACTTCCCTGCTCTGCTATCCAAAGCCAAGAAGTACCTCATTGCTCGTGGCAAGCTGGACTGGGCTGAAGGTCCTACAGCAGGCCCTGCTCCCCGCCGCTCTGAGTCTGTAG TGAGGAGCCGGAGGCCATCCTTGGGGGAGTTACTCCTGCGGCATGCACATAGTCCCACCAGAGCCCGGCAGGTGGCACAGGTTCTTCAACCTGGGCGAGAAGGAACAGGATTTGGACTAGGTGGGGGCTCTCCAGGCGCTTCAACCCCAGTTCTGCTCCCCCGGAGCGGGGCTTCTGAACGACAAGGTGAGGCTCTGCGAGTCAAGAACGCTGTCTACTGTGCAGTCATTTTCCCTGAGTTTCTCAAGGAGTTGGCTGCCATCTCCCAGGCCCATGCCGTCACCTCGCCTTTCTTGTTGGATACTTCAGAGGAGGTATCTGTTCCTCCCGTCTCAGGCTTTGGGCCCCTCAATCCTTAA
- the C8H11orf42 gene encoding uncharacterized protein C11orf42 homolog, with product MLVSNPHLLTLDEADATWTLIKDKVIEERFGSNVVAVPFLSDAACYDLLGVLVKQSRPAHTRLILPGRQGRRALKSVGLLPNLLEQVGSDGVFSHCTREYSPNGQAEIAYEEMRMLDGQPCRIRLHMGGLRKKVAFLLLPPGQVSLQQNLPWLRSTHSIYVIYQVFSCTWLQLGLLPTAREPQLLRLQRSLPIAFSCLKFSLQPKGVLGPQKSLTKDPLPQGAIWVRPSLSILSTLAPTSVPADTLEVADVSPPVPAPPTPPPQEGPESRPTRFSYKGRNPFRRGPYMLSAENWLFSPRNPPPGAQGGGPGDPDRHSMSLPLLQGLSSEFDSDE from the exons ATGTTGGTCAGTAATCCCCACCTGCTAACACTGGATGAAGCAGATGCCACTTGGACCCTCATCAAGGATAAG GTCATCGAGGAACGTTTTGGGTCCAATGTAGTGGCAGTACCTTTCCTGTCGGATGCAGCCTGCTATGATCTACTGGGCGTTCTAGTGAAACAGTCCCGTCCAGCCCACACCCGCCTAATTTTGCCAGGCCGGCAGGGTCGAAGGGCACTGAAATCAGTAGGGCTGCTACCAAATCTTCTAGAACAGGTAGGGTCTGATGGTGTCTTTTCCCACTGCACTCGGGAATACTCACCAAATGGCCAAGCCGAGATAGCCTATGAAGAAATGAGAATGTTGGATGGGCAGCCCTGCCGGATCCGCCTACATATGGGAGGCCTGCGCAAGAAAGTTGCCTTCCTGCTGCTACCACCAGGGCAGGTGAGCCTACAGCAGAATCTTCCTTGGCTCCGAAGCACCCACAGCATCTACGTCATCTACCAGGTCTTCTCCTGCACCTGGctgcagctagggctgttaccgACAGCCCGTGAGCCCCAGCTGCTCCGGTTACAGCGGTCATTACCTATTGCTTTCTCCTGCCTCAAGTTTTCACTGCAGCCCAAGGGTGTGCTGGGACCACAGAAGTCTCTGACCAAAGACCCATTGCCCCAAGGAGCCATCTGGGTTAGACCTAGCCTTAGCATCTTATCAACTCTGGCCCCCACATCAGTACCTGCTGATACCCTTGAAGTTGCTGATGTATCTCCACCTGTCCCAGCCCCACCTACACCACCTCCCCAAGAAGGGCCAGAAAGCAGACCCACCAGATTCTCCTATAAGGGTCGAAACCCCTTCCGGAGGGGCCCCTATATGCTTTCAG CAGAGAACTGGCTCTTCAGCCCCCGCAACCCCCCACCAGGAGCCCAGGGTGGGGGCCCCGGGGACCCCGACCGGCACTCCATGTCCCTGCCCCTGCTGCAGGGTCTGTCCTCGGAGTTCGACAGCGACGAatga